The following coding sequences are from one Anas acuta chromosome 15, bAnaAcu1.1, whole genome shotgun sequence window:
- the PDAP1 gene encoding 28 kDa heat- and acid-stable phosphoprotein codes for MPKGGRKGGHKGRARQYTSPEEIDAQLQAEKQKAREEEEQEEGGEGATGDPKKDKKSLDSDESDEDDEDYQQKRKGVEGLIDIENPNRVIQTTKKVTQLDLDGPKELSRREREEIEKQKAKERYMKMHLAGKTEQAKADLARLAIIRKQREEAARKKEEERKAKDEAAMAGKRLQSLSLNK; via the exons gTAGAAAAGGAGGCCACAAAGGCCGGGCAAGACAGTACACGAGTCCTGAAGAGATCGATGCGCAGCtccaagcagaaaagcagaaggcaaGG gaagaagaggagCAAGAAGAGGGAGGCGAAGGAGCAACAGGGGACCCCAAAAAGGACAAGAAGTCTTTAGATTCAGACGAGAGTGATGAAGATGACGAGGACTATCAG CAAAAGCGCAAAGGCGTGGAAGGGTTGATAGACATCGAGAATCCCAATCGTGTAATTCAGACAACCAAAAAAGTAACTCAGCTGGACCTGGATGGACCCAAGGAACTCTCGCGACGAGAGCG GGAGGAGATCgagaaacaaaaggcaaaagaaagatACATGAAAATGCACCTAGCTGGTAAAACAGAGCAAGCGAAGGCAGATCTCGCCCGACTAGCCATCATCCGGAAGCAAAGGGAAGAAGctgccagaaagaaagaagaggaaagaaaag CAAAAGATGAAGCGGCGATGGCAGGTAAAAGACTGCAGTCCCTGTCCCTTAACAAGTAA